In a genomic window of Amphiprion ocellaris isolate individual 3 ecotype Okinawa chromosome 13, ASM2253959v1, whole genome shotgun sequence:
- the LOC111576748 gene encoding protocadherin gamma-C5-like, whose product MTKRMGYRDWRWQALWWHHFFLLWITIDGQTRYSIPEELKQGSVVGNLAKDLGLGLSDIFDRKLRVAAEAGEQYFSVDAGKGELVVNDRIDREALCGQSASCVLPLQIVLEHPLSLHRIEVEIKDINDHSPMFHTKELSLKIAESAAVGTRFLLESAEDLDVGGNSVKSYTLTRNDCFTLKMKEVEDGKAVPELVLEKPLDREKKAVHQLLLKALDGGNPVMSGTSQITITVLDNNDNFPVFDKNVYKVSLFENTAKDTSVIKITATDADEGPNGELEYSFGTRTPDSVLSVFEIDKLTGEMHLKGDLDYERATSYKIEITAKDKGVPEMESHCRLQIDVVDVNDNIPEIVLTSEPQAVSEDAPSGTVVALLSARDTDSANNSKVTLRLPRGSPFTLKPSFSNNYALVTSGALDRESFSEYNIEITATDSGSPPLSSQKIIPVSITDVNDNPPIFTQPSYNVYLKENGVPGSILYSVSASDLDFGENAKISYSILDSKVQDVSVSSYVYINSDNGSIYSMHSFDYEKLKVFQIQVQAKDQGSPSLSSNATVHVFILDQNDNAPAVIYPSSAALGSLSHQRMPRSAKAGHLVTKVTAVDADSGHNAWISYKVSEATDASLFTVSLYTGEVRTKRAVSEQDDSSQRLLIEIKDDGEPVQSATVTVSILLEDGLHEPILDLRHKSMVEPSKKTGRITLYLILSLASVSVLSLVTFVILAVKCMRSSRSSGSCCMRRSDCDDYKNPNRNLQIQLNTDGPIKYVEVLGGDMLSQSQSFRSCMSPMSEYSDFTLIKPSSTTDFKEVISVLDASLPDSTWTFESQQVSTKQQ is encoded by the coding sequence ATGACAAAGAGAATGGGATACCGAGACTGGAGGTGGCAGGCGCTTTGGTGgcatcatttctttctcttgtgGATTACAATAGACGGACAGACTCGTTACAGCATCCCGGAGGAGCTTAAACAGGGATCTGTGGTAGGAAATTTAGCCAAAGATTTGGGTTTAGGACTATCAGATATTTTTGACCGAAAACTGCGTGTTGCCGCTGAGGCTGGTGAGCAGTATTTCAGTGTGGATGCGGGGAAGGGCGAGCTGGTGGTGAATGACAGAATAGACAGAGAGGCTTTATGCGGACAAAGCGCCAGCTGTGTGTTGCCTTTGCAGATAGTTCTCGAGCACCCTCTAAGTTTACATCGAATTGAGGTAGAAATAAAAGACATAAATGATCATTCTCCCATGTTTCATACAAAGGAATTGTCACTGAAAATTGCCGAATCGGCGGCAGTGGGAACTCGTTTTCTTTTGGAGAGCGCGGAGGATTTAGACGTTGGAGGTAATTCCGTAAAATCCTACACCTTGACTCGAAATGACTGTTTCACGCTGAAAATGAAGGAAGTTGAGGATGGTAAGGCAGTGCCTGAGTTAGTGTTAGAGAAACCTTTAGACAGAGAGAAGAAGGCAGTTCATCAGTTACTACTGAAAGCATTAGACGGGGGAAACCCAGTCATGTCTGGTACATCACAAATAACAATTACAGTGCTTGATAACAACGACAATTTCCcagtatttgacaaaaatgtatataaagtgTCCTTATTTGAGAACACTGCTAAAGATACTTCTGTAATCAAAATCACAGCTACTGATGCTGACGAGGGACCGAACGGAGAACTTGAATACTCTTTTGGTACTCGGACACCAGACTCCGTGTTATCGGTATTTGAAATTGACAAATTAACTGGAGAAATGCATTTGAAAGGAGACTTAGATTATGAAAGAGCTACGTCCTACAAAATCGAAATAACTGCAAAGGACAAGGGGGTGCCTGAAATGGAGAGTCACTGTCGTCTACAGATAGATGTTGTAGATGTTAATGACAACATTCCAGAAATTGTTCTCACCTCTGAACCGCAGGCGGTGAGCGAAGACGCACCAAGTGGCACAGTTGTGGCTTTGCTCAGTGCACGCGATACTGACTCCGCTAATAATAGCAAAGTGACACTGCGCCTACCCAGAGGCTCTCCTTTCACTTTAAAACCCTCGTTTTCAAACAATTATGCACTGGTTACCAGTGGTGCTTTAGACCGAGAGAGTTTCTCAGAGTATAATATTGAAATAACAGCGACAGACTCAGGCTCTCCTCCACTCTCTAGTCAGAAAATTATACCTGTCAGTATCACTGATGTAAATGACAACCCTCCTATATTCACTCAGCCCTCATATaatgtttatttgaaagagaaCGGAGTACCAGGTTCTATACTTTACTCAGTATCAGCCTCTGACCTGGATTTTGGAGAAAACGCTAAAATCTCTTATTCTATTCTGGACTCTAAAGTGCAGGACGTTTCTGTCTCGTCTTATGTTTACATCAACTCAGATAACGGCAGCATCTACAGCATGCACTCGTTTGACTATGAGAAGCTGAAGGTGTTTCAGATTCAGGTTCAGGCAAAGGATCAGGGCTCTCCGTCTCTCAGCAGCAACGCCACTGTCCATGTTTTCATCCTGGACCAGAACGACAATGCCCCCGCTGTTATTTACCCCTCCTCCGCTGCCCTGGGCTCCCTCTCTCATCAGAGGATGCCCCGCTCGGCCAAAGCCGGTCACTTGGTTACCAAGGTGACGGCTGTGGACGCTGACTCGGGCCACAACGCGTGGATCTCCTACAAAGTGTCGGAGGCCACAGACGCGTCTCTGTTCACTGTCAGTCTGTACACAGGGGAGGTGAGGACTAAACGCGCTGTGTCCGAGCAGGACGACTCCTCTCAGAGGCTGCTGATAGAGATCAAGGACGACGGGGAGCCGGTCCAGTCCGCCACCGTCACGGTGTCCATCCTGCTGGAGGACGGTCTCCATGAGCCCATCTTAGACCTGAGACACAAATCGATGGTGGAGCCGAGCAAGAAAACTGGGAGAATCACCCTGTATTTGATTCTGTCTCTGGCCTCGGTGTCCGTGTTGTCTCTGGTGACTTTTGTCATCTTGGCGGTGAAATGcatgaggagcagcaggagcagcggTAGTTGCTGCATGAGACGCAGCGACTGTGATGATTACAAGAACCCGAACAGGAACCTGCAGATTCAGCTGAACACTGATGGACCTATAAAGTACGTGGAGGTCCTGGGAGGAGACATGTTGTCTCAGAGTCAGTCGTTCAGGTCGTGTATGTCTCCGATGTCAGAGTACAGTGATTTCACTTTGATTAAGCCCAGCAGCACCACAGACTTTAAGGAGGTGATCAGTGTCCTGGATGCGTCTTTACCGGACAGCACCTGGACCTTTGAGAGCCAGCAGGTGAGCACAAAACAACAGTAG
- the LOC129350337 gene encoding protocadherin gamma-C5-like produces the protein MTKTIGYRDWRWQALWWHHFFLLWITIDAQTRYSIPEELKQGSVVGNLAKDLGLALSEIFDRKLRVAPEAGKQYFSVDAGKGELVVNDRIDREALCAQSTSCVLTLQVVIDKPLQLYRVEVEIQDINDNSPRFPSPEIILQIAESTAAGARFPLESAQDLDVGVNSVRSYTLSKDDFFSLKIKDVSGGRKVPELILSKSLDREKKPTHQLQLTAIDGGNPVKSGISQITVNVLDNNDNFPVFEKNVYKVSISENSVQGASIIKLTAKDTDEGLNGEVEYSFGPHTPDIVLSVFDIDPLTGEIRLIGKLDFETNANYEIDICARDKGTPRMEGHCTVHIEVLDVNDNAPNIFLTSQPNSVPEDAPSGTVVALISARDLDSGQNGKVTLQLPRGSPFNLKPSFSDNYALVTAGALDRETFSEYNVEITATDSGSPPLSTKKTIHVSITDVNDNPPVFTQPSYAVYLKENGVPGSILFSVSASDLDFGDNAKISYSILDSKVQDVSVSSYVYINSDNGSIYSMHSFDYEKLKVFQIQVQAKDQGSPSLSSNATVHVFILDQNDNAPAVIYPSSAALGSLSHQRMPRSAKAGHLVTKVTAVDADSGHNAWISYKVSEATDASLFTVNLYTGEVRTKRAVSEQDDSSQRLLIEIKDDGEPVQSATVTVSILLEDGLHEPILDLRHKSMVEPSKKTGRITLYLILSLASVSVLSLVSFVILAVKCMRSSRSSGSCCMRRSDCDDYKNPNRNLQIQLNTDGPIKYVEVLGGDMLSQSQSFRSCMSPMSEYSDFTLIKPSSTTDFKEVISVLDASLPDSTWTFESQQVSTK, from the coding sequence ATGACAAAGACAATAGGATACCGAGACTGGAGATGGCAGGCGCTTTGGTGgcatcatttctttctcttgtgGATTACAATAGACGCACAGACTCGTTACAGCATCCCGGAGGAACTAAAACAGGGATCGGTGGTAGGAAATTTAGCCAAAGATTTGGGTTTGGCATTATCAGAGATTTTTGACCGTAAGCTGCGTGTCGCGCCTGAAGCTGGTAAGCAGTATTTCAGTGTGGATGCGGGGAAGGGCGAGCTGGTGGTGAATGACAGAATAGACAGAGAGGCTTTATGCGCACAAAGCACCAGCTGCGTTTTGACTCTGCAAGTGGTGATTGATAAACCCTTACAGTTGTATCGAGTAGAGGTGGAAATACAAGATATCAATGATAATTCTCCAAGATTCCCATCGCCAGAAATAATATTACAAATAGCAGAGTCTACAGCGGCAGGAGCACGCTTTCCTTTGGAGAGCGCACAAGATCTTGATGTAGGAGTGAATTCAGTGAGATCATATACTTTGAGTAAAGATgactttttcagtttaaaaattaaagatgtGTCCGGTGGACGGAAAGTCCCAGAGTTAATTCTTTCTAAATCCCTCgacagagaaaaaaagcccACACATCAGCTCCAGCTGACAGCTATAGACGGTGGGAATCCAGTGAAATCTGGCATCTCTCAGATAACCGTAAATGTATTGGATAATAACGACAATTTTCCAGTAtttgagaaaaatgtttacaaagTTTCGATAAGCGAAAATAGTGTACAAGGTGCGTCCATCATTAAACTGACAGCAAAGGATACAGATGAAGGTCTGAATGGAGAAGTAGAATATTCATTTGGACCGCACACACCAGATATCGTCCTATCTGTGTTTGATATTGATCCATTAACAGGAGAAATACGTTTGATCGGGAAATTAGATTTCGAAACAAATGCTAATTATGAAATAGACATTTGCGCAAGAGACAAGGGAACTCCGAGAATGGAAGGGCATTGCACAGTTCATATTGAAGTGTTAGATGTTAACGATAATGCTCCAAATATATTTCTGACCTCTCAACCAAACTCTGTGCCTGAAGACGCACCAAGTGGTACTGTGGTAGCTTTAATCAGTGCTCGAGACCTGGACTCCGGTCAAAATGGTAAAGTGACATTACAGCTCCCCAGGGGTTCTCCTTTTAACCTGAAACCCTCTTTTTCTGATAATTACGCACTAGTTACTGCCGGCGCGTTAGATAGAGAGACTTTCTCGGAGTATAATGTTGAGATAACAGCCACCGATTCAGGATCTCCTCCTCTGTCGACAAAGAAGACGATTCATGTCTCCATTACTGATGTGAATGATAACCCACCTGTATTCACTCAGCCTTCATATGCTGTTTATTTAAAAGAGAATGGAGTACCAGGTTCTATACTGTTCTCAGTATCAGCATCTGACCTGGATTTTGGTGACAACGCGAAGATCTCTTACTCTATTCTGGACTCTAAAGTGCAGGACGTTTCTGTCTCGTCTTATGTTTACATCAACTCAGATAACGGCAGCATCTACAGCATGCACTCGTTTGACTATGAGAAGCTGAAGGTGTTTCAGATTCAGGTTCAGGCAAAGGATCAGGGCTCTCCGTCTCTCAGCAGCAACGCCACAGTCCATGTTTTCATCCTGGACCAGAACGACAATGCCCCCGCTGTTATTTACCCCTCCTCCGCTGCCCTGGGCTCCCTCTCTCATCAGAGGATGCCCCGCTCGGCCAAAGCGGGTCACCTGGTTACCAAGGTGACGGCTGTGGACGCTGACTCGGGCCACAACGCGTGGATCTCGTACAAAGTGTCGGAGGCCACAGACGCGTCTCTGTTCACTGTCAATCTGTACACAGGTGAGGTGAGGACTAAACGCGCTGTGTCCGAGCAGGACGACTCCTCTCAGAGGCTGCTGATAGAGATCAAGGACGACGGGGAGCCGGTCCAGTCCGCCACCGTCACGGTGTCCATCCTGCTGGAGGACGGTCTCCATGAACCCATCTTAGACCTGAGACACAAATCGATGGTGGAGCCGAGCAAGAAAACTGGGAGAATCACTCTTTATTTGATTCTGTCTCTGGCCTCGGTGTCCGTGTTGTCTCTGGTGAGTTTTGTCATCTTGGCGGTGAAATGcatgaggagcagcaggagcagcggTAGTTGCTGCATGAGACGCAGCGACTGTGATGATTACAAGAACCCGAACAGGAACCTGCAGATTCAGCTGAACACTGATGGACCTATAAAGTACGTGGAGGTCCTGGGAGGAGACATGTTGTCTCAGAGTCAGTCGTTCAGGTCGTGTATGTCTCCGATGTCAGAGTACAGTGATTTCACTTTGATTAAGCCCAGCAGCACCACAGACTTTAAGGAGGTGATCAGTGTCCTGGATGCGTCTTTACCGGACAGCACCTGGACCTTTGAGAGCCAGCAGGTGAGCACAAAATAA
- the LOC129350336 gene encoding protocadherin gamma-C5-like encodes MTKTIGYRDWRWQALWWHHFFLLWITIDAQTRYSIPEELKQGSVVGNLAKDLGLALSEIFDRKLRVAPEAGKQYFSVDAGKGELVVNDRIDREALCAQSTSCVLTLQVVIDKPLQLYRVEVEIQDINDNSPRFPSPEIILQIAESTAAGARFPLESAQDLDVGVNSVRSYTLSKDDFFSLKIKDVSGGRKVPELILSKSLDREKKPTHQLQLTAIDGGNPVKSGVSQITINVLDINDNFPVFEKNVYKVSISENSVKGASILKLSAKDTDEGLNGEVEYSFGPHTPDIVLSVFDIDPLTGEIRLIGKLDFETNANYEIDICARDKGTPRMEGHCTVHIEVLDVNDNAPNIFLTSQPNSVPEDAPSGTVVALISARDLDSGQNGKVTLQLPRGSPFNLKPSFSDNYALVTAGALDRETFSEYNVEITATDSGSPPLSTKKTIHVSITDVNDNPPVFTQPSYAVYLKENGVPGSILFSVSASDLDFGDNAKISYSILDSKVQDVSVSSYVYINSDNGSIYSMHSFDYEKLKVFQIQVQAKDQGSPSLSSNATVHVFILDQNDNAPAVIYPSSAALGSLSHQRMPRSAKAGHLVTKVTAVDADSGHNAWISYKVSEATDASLFTVNLYTGEVRTKRAVSEQDDSSQRLLIEIKDDGEPVQSATVTVSILLEDGLHEPILDLRHKSMVEPSKKTGRITLYLILSLASVSVLSLVTFVILAVKCMRSSRSSGSCCMRRSDCDDYKNPNRNLQIQLNTDGPIKYVEVLGGDMLSQSQSFRSCMSPMSEYSDFTLIKPSSTTDFKEVISVLDASLPDSTWTFESQQVSTK; translated from the coding sequence ATGACAAAGACAATAGGATACCGAGACTGGAGATGGCAGGCGCTTTGGTGgcatcatttctttctcttgtgGATTACAATAGACGCACAGACTCGTTACAGCATCCCGGAGGAACTAAAACAGGGATCGGTGGTAGGAAATTTAGCCAAAGATTTGGGTTTGGCATTATCAGAGATTTTTGACCGTAAGCTGCGTGTCGCGCCTGAAGCTGGTAAGCAGTATTTCAGTGTGGATGCGGGAAAGGGCGAGCTGGTGGTGAATGACAGAATAGACAGAGAGGCTTTATGCGCACAAAGCACCAGCTGCGTTTTGACTCTGCAAGTGGTGATTGATAAACCCTTACAGTTGTATCGAGTAGAGGTGGAAATTCAAGATATCAATGATAATTCTCCAAGATTCCCATCGCCAGAAATAATATTACAAATAGCAGAGTCTACAGCGGCAGGAGCACGCTTTCCTTTGGAGAGCGCACAAGATCTTGATGTGGGAGTGAATTCAGTGAGATCATATACTTTGAGTAAAGATgactttttcagtttaaaaattaaagatgtGTCCGGTGGACGGAAAGTCCCAGAGTTAATTCTTTCTAAATCCCTCgacagagaaaaaaagcccACACATCAGCTCCAGCTGACAGCTATAGACGGTGGGAATCCAGTGAAATCTGGGGTTTCCCAGATAACCATAAATGTGTTAGATATTAATGATAATTTTCCAGTAtttgagaaaaatgtttacaaagTCTCCATAAGCGAAAATAGTGTAAAAGGTGCATCCATCCTTAAACTGTCAGCAAAGGATACAGATGAAGGCCTGAATGGAGAAGTAGAATATTCATTTGGACCGCACACACCAGATATCGTCCTATCTGTGTTTGATATTGATCCATTAACAGGAGAAATACGTCTGATCGGGAAATTAGATTTCGAAACAAACGCAAATTATGAAATAGACATTTGCGCAAGAGACAAGGGAACTCCGAGAATGGAAGGGCATTGCACAGTTCATATTGAAGTGTTAGATGTTAACGATAATGCTCCAAATATATTTCTGACCTCTCAACCAAACTCTGTGCCTGAAGACGCACCAAGTGGTACTGTGGTAGCTTTAATCAGTGCTCGAGACCTGGACTCCGGTCAAAATGGTAAAGTGACATTACAGCTCCCCAGGGGTTCTCCTTTTAACCTGAAACCCTCTTTTTCTGATAATTACGCACTAGTTACTGCCGGCGCGTTAGATAGAGAGACTTTCTCGGAGTATAATGTTGAGATAACAGCCACCGATTCAGGATCTCCTCCTCTGTCGACAAAGAAGACGATTCATGTCTCCATTACTGATGTGAATGATAACCCACCTGTATTCACTCAGCCTTCATATGCTGTTTATTTAAAAGAGAATGGAGTACCAGGTTCTATACTGTTCTCAGTATCAGCATCTGACCTGGATTTTGGTGACAACGCGAAGATCTCTTACTCTATTCTGGACTCTAAAGTGCAGGACGTTTCTGTCTCGTCTTATGTTTACATCAACTCAGATAACGGCAGCATCTACAGCATGCACTCGTTTGACTATGAGAAGCTGAAGGTGTTTCAGATTCAGGTTCAGGCAAAGGATCAGGGCTCTCCGTCTCTCAGCAGCAACGCCACAGTCCATGTTTTCATCCTGGACCAGAACGACAATGCCCCCGCTGTTATTTACCCCTCCTCCGCTGCCCTGGGCTCCCTCTCTCATCAGAGGATGCCCCGCTCGGCCAAAGCGGGTCACCTGGTTACCAAGGTGACGGCTGTGGACGCTGACTCGGGCCACAACGCGTGGATCTCGTACAAAGTGTCGGAGGCCACAGACGCGTCTCTGTTCACTGTCAATCTGTACACAGGTGAGGTGAGGACTAAACGCGCTGTGTCCGAGCAGGACGACTCCTCTCAGAGGCTGCTGATAGAGATCAAGGACGACGGGGAGCCGGTCCAGTCCGCCACCGTCACGGTGTCCATCCTGCTGGAGGACGGTCTCCATGAGCCCATCTTAGACCTGAGACACAAATCGATGGTGGAGCCGAGCAAGAAAACTGGGAGAATCACCCTGTATTTGATTCTGTCTCTGGCCTCGGTGTCCGTTCTGTCTCTGGTGACTTTTGTCATCTTGGCGGTGAAATGcatgaggagcagcaggagcagcggTAGTTGCTGCATGAGACGCAGCGACTGTGATGATTACAAGAACCCGAACAGGAACCTGCAGATTCAGCTGAACACTGATGGACCTATAAAGTACGTGGAGGTCCTGGGAGGAGACATGTTGTCTCAGAGTCAGTCGTTCAGGTCATGTATGTCTCCGATGTCAGAATACAGTGATTTCACTTTGATTAAGCCCAGCAGCACCACAGACTTTAAGGAGGTGATCAGTGTCCTGGATGCGTCTTTACCGGACAGCACCTGGACCTTTGAGAGCCAGCAGGTGAGCACAAAATAA
- the LOC111576750 gene encoding protocadherin gamma-C5-like, whose amino-acid sequence MTKRMGYRDWRWQALWWHHFFLLWSTIDGQTRYSIPEEMERGSLVGNLAKDLGLGLSDIFDRKLHVASEAGEQYFSVDAGKGELVVNDRIDREALCGQSASCVLPLQVVVENPLQLHRIEVEIRDVNDNAPNFLKSDHVIEIAESTVVGVRFPLEMAEDPDVGNNGLKTYTLSKDECFSLKIKEIENGRKIPELVLNKSLDREKKAIHSLFLTAMDGGSPVKTGTAKITVNVLDINDNVPLFENTLYKIAVQENSSNGSFVIATKATDIDEGPNGEIEYSLGVHTPPSVLALFHIDPVTGDIYLKQQLDHETQTSYRIDISAKDKGFPKMEGHCSVQVDVLDVNDNAPEIVLTSKSTSVPEDSRSGTVVALLSVRDLDSGENGKVTLKLPKGSPFTLKPSFSNNYALVTSSPLDRESFSEYNIEITATDSGSPPLSSKKTIPVRITDVNDNPPMFTQPSYNVYLKENGVPGSILFSVSASDLDFGENAKISYSILDSKVQDVSVSSYVYINSDNGSIYSMHSFDYEKLKVFQIQVQAKDQGSPSLSSNATVHVFILDQNDNAPAVIYPSSAALGSLSHQRMPRSAKAGHLVTKVTAVDADSGHNAWISYKVSEATDASLFTVNLYTGEVRTKRAVSEQDDSSQRLLIEIKDDGEPVQSATVTVSILLEDGLHEPILDLRHKSMVELSKKTGRITLYLILSLASVSVLSLVTFVILAVKCMRSSRSSGSCCMRRSDCDDYKNPNRNLQIQLNTDGPIKYVEVLGGDMLSQSQSFRSCMSPMSEYSDFTLIKPSSTTDFKEVISVLDASLPDSTWTFESQQVSI is encoded by the coding sequence ATGACAAAGAGAATGGGATACCGAGACTGGAGATGGCAGGCGCTGTGGTGGCatcatttctttcttctgtggAGTACAATAGACGGACAAACTCGTTACAGCATCCCGGAGGAGATGGAACGAGGCTCTCTAGTTGGAAATTTAGCCAAAGATTTGGGTTTGGGACTATCAGATATTTTTGACCGTAAGCTCCATGTCGCCTCTGAGGCTGGTGAGCAGTATTTCAGTGTGGATGCGGGGAAGGGCGAGCTGGTGGTGAATGACAGAATAGACAGAGAGGCTTTATGTGGACAAAGCGCCAGCTGTGTTCTACCCCTGCAGGTCGTTGTAGAGAATCCGCTGCAGTTACACCGGATAGAAGTGGAAATAAGAGACGTAAATGACAACGCTCCTAATTTTCTCAAAAGCGACCATGTAATAGAAATTGCTGAATCCACTGTTGTGGGTGTACGTTTTCCTTTAGAGATGGCAGAGGATCCCGATGTTGGAAATAACGGATTAAAGACATACACACTAAGCAAAGATGAATGctttagtttaaaaataaaagaaattgaaaatggaagaaaaatacCTGAATTAGTGTTAAATAAATCATTGGATCGAGAGAAAAAAGCAATTCACAGTTTATTCCTTACTGCCATGGACGGGGGCAGTCCTGTAAAGACAGGGActgcaaaaataacagtaaatgtcCTTGATATTAATGACAATGTCCCATTATTTGAAAATACGCTCTATAAAATTGCTGTTCAAGAAAACAGCTCAAACGGCTCCTTTGTAATTGCAACAAAAGCAACAGACATAGATGAGGGTCCAAACGGAGAAATTGAATACTCACTTGGTGTACACACACCTCCATCAGTGCTGGCATTATTTCATATAGACCCAGTAACTGGAGATATATATTTGAAACAGCAACTGGACCATGAAACTCAAACCTCATATCGAATAGACATTAGTGCAAAAGATAAAGGCTTCCCTAAAATGGAAGGTCACTGCAGTGTGCAGGTGGATGTTTTAGACGTAAATGATAACGCCCCAGAGATTGTTCTCACTTCGAAATCAACTTCTGTGCCTGAAGACTCTCGCAGTGGAACAGTGGTGGCATTACTCAGCGTTCGTGACCTCGATTCCGGTGAAAATGGAAAAGTGACACTAAAGCTTCCTAAAGGTTCTCCCTTTACGTTAAAGCCTTCTTTTTCTAATAATTACGCACTAGTTACCAGCAGTCCTTTAGACCGAGAGAGTTTCTCAGAGTATAATATTGAAATAACAGCCACTGATTCAGGCTCTCCTCCACTCTCTAGTAAGAAAACTATACCTGTCAGAATCACTGATGTAAATGACAACCCTCCTATGTTTACTCAGCCCTCatataatgtttatttaaaagaaaatggagTACCAGGTTCTATACTGTTCTCAGTATCAGCATCTGACCTGGATTTTGGTGAAAACGCTAAAATCTCTTATTCTATTCTGGACTCTAAAGTGCAGGACGTTTCTGTCTCGTCTTATGTTTACATCAACTCAGATAACGGCAGCATCTACAGCATGCACTCGTTTGACTATGAGAAGCTGAAGGTGTTTCAGATTCAGGTTCAGGCAAAGGATCAGGGCTCTCCGTCTCTCAGCAGCAACGCCACAGTCCATGTTTTCATCCTGGACCAGAACGACAATGCCCCCGCTGTTATTTACCCCTCCTCCGCTGCCCTGGGCTCCCTCTCTCATCAGAGGATGCCCCGCTCGGCCAAAGCGGGTCACCTGGTTACCAAGGTGACGGCTGTGGACGCTGACTCGGGCCACAACGCGTGGATCTCGTACAAAGTGTCGGAGGCCACAGACGCGTCTCTGTTCACTGTCAATCTGTACACAGGGGAGGTGAGGACTAAACGCGCTGTGTCCGAGCAGGACGACTCCTCTCAGAGGCTGCTGATAGAGATCAAGGACGACGGGGAGCCGGTCCAGTCCGCCACCGTCACGGTGTCCATCCTGCTGGAGGACGGTCTCCATGAGCCCATCTTAGACCTGAGACACAAATCGATGGTGGAGCTGAGCAAGAAAACTGGGAGAATCACCCTGTATTTGATTCTGTCTCTGGCCTCGGTGTCCGTGCTGTCTCTGGTGACTTTTGTCATCTTGGCGGTGAAATGcatgaggagcagcaggagcagcggTAGTTGCTGCATGAGACGCAGCGACTGTGATGATTACAAGAACCCGAACAGGAACCTGCAGATTCAGCTGAACACTGATGGACCTATAAAGTACGTGGAGGTCCTGGGAGGAGACATGTTGTCTCAGAGTCAGTCGTTCAGGTCGTGTATGTCTCCGATGTCAGAGTACAGTGATTTCACTTTGATTAAGCCCAGCAGCACCACAGACTTTAAGGAGGTGATCAGTGTTCTGGATGCGTCTTTACCGGACAGCACCTGGACCTTTGAGAGCCAGCAGGTGAGCATATAA